A single Corvus hawaiiensis isolate bCorHaw1 chromosome 24, bCorHaw1.pri.cur, whole genome shotgun sequence DNA region contains:
- the NABP2 gene encoding LOW QUALITY PROTEIN: SOSS complex subunit B1 (The sequence of the model RefSeq protein was modified relative to this genomic sequence to represent the inferred CDS: inserted 2 bases in 1 codon; deleted 1 base in 1 codon) has protein sequence MICFFCAALSWAPAGTMSTETLVKDVKPGLKNLNLIFIVLETGRVTKTKDGHEVRTCKVADKTGSINISVWDDVGNLIQPGDIIRLTKGYASVFKGCLTLYTGRGGDLQKIGEFCMVYSEVPNFSEPNPEYVAQQSQGKGAQNESATPAAPQPPQGPPAAPPAPDSQNGNGLSPXGGPAHPPAAPPHPPSGRITRSQPGHPNPVSNGKETRRSSKR, from the exons GCTCCCGCCGGCACCATGAGCACCGAGACGCTGGTCAAGGACGTCAAACCGGGGCTCAAGAACCTCAACCTCATCTTCATCGTGCTGGAGACGG GCCGGGTGACCAAGACGAAGGACGGCCACGAGGTGCGGACGTGCAAAGTGGCCGACAAGACCGGCAGCATCAACATCTCGGTGTGGGACGATGTGGGGAACCTCATCCAGCCCGGGGACATCATCCGGCTCACCAAGGG ctaCGCCTCGGTCTTCAAGGGCTGCCTGACGCTCTAC ACCGGCCGCGGGGGGGACCTGCAGAAGATCGGCGA GTTCTGCATGGTCTACTCCGAGGTGCCCAACTTCAGCGAGCCCAACCCCGAGTACGTGGCGCAGCAGTCGCAGGGCAAAGGG GCCCAGAACGAGAGCGCGACCCCGgcagctccccagcccccccagggcccccccgccgcccccccag CCCCCGACAGCCAGAACGGGAACGGGCTGAGCCC GGGGGGCCCCGCGcacccccccgccgcccccccgcaCCCCCCGAGCGGCCGCATCACCCGCAGCCAGCCCGGCCACCCCAACCCCGTCAGCAACGGCAAAGAGACGCGCAGGAGCAGCAAGAGATAA